From Leptospira venezuelensis, a single genomic window includes:
- a CDS encoding 1-aminocyclopropane-1-carboxylate deaminase yields the protein MKDSVLRPRRTGVDSVLKVRSSELFIKREDRIFFSQGTKIRKLTGIYKSLESKLRTGKIQKIILQGNLHSNAILAGSLFFRVVGVPTKILGYSRNPELITPASIISNRFSSLELYPTRKEWEKAVEVTTNSLPSREFLVPEYLFTHSALQGVSYLWEEIDQTHYDRIVLDVGSGLTWISGILWGKLPITGICLGLQKEKFGHWMKSNLSSLRLGNIDLPYENLIDPKKSLEVDFTYGNKGNYWLERSKEYQRRFGIYLEPIYAAKSISIIESMMEKGELEGRILYIYQGGVLQGGITSI from the coding sequence GTTCGCTCCTCAGAATTATTTATCAAAAGAGAAGATCGAATCTTCTTTTCCCAAGGAACTAAGATCCGGAAATTAACCGGAATTTATAAAAGTTTAGAATCGAAACTCCGAACTGGGAAAATCCAAAAAATCATTTTGCAAGGGAATTTACATTCCAATGCGATACTTGCTGGGAGTTTGTTTTTTCGAGTTGTCGGAGTGCCTACAAAAATCCTGGGATATTCCAGGAACCCAGAGCTAATTACTCCTGCTTCTATCATTTCTAATCGATTTTCTAGCTTAGAATTGTATCCTACGAGGAAAGAATGGGAGAAAGCTGTCGAAGTTACTACAAATTCTCTCCCTTCTCGCGAATTTCTGGTCCCAGAATATCTATTCACGCATTCAGCTTTGCAAGGCGTGTCTTATCTTTGGGAAGAAATAGATCAAACTCATTATGACCGGATTGTTTTAGACGTTGGTTCTGGACTTACTTGGATTTCTGGAATTTTGTGGGGAAAACTTCCAATCACTGGGATTTGCCTCGGTCTACAAAAAGAGAAATTTGGCCATTGGATGAAATCGAATCTGTCGTCACTTCGACTTGGAAATATAGATCTTCCTTATGAAAACCTAATCGATCCAAAAAAAAGTTTAGAGGTAGATTTTACCTATGGAAATAAGGGAAATTATTGGTTGGAAAGATCTAAGGAATACCAGAGACGATTCGGAATCTATTTAGAGCCTATATATGCCGCTAAGTCTATCAGCATTATTGAATCTATGATGGAAAAAGGTGAGTTAGAAGGGCGGATTTTGTATATTTACCAAGGGGGAGTCCTACAAGGAGGAATAACGTCCATCTAA
- a CDS encoding fumarate reductase/succinate dehydrogenase flavoprotein subunit — protein MSLDSKIPSGPLEKKWDDYKSHIKLVNPANKRKYTVIVIGTGLAGGSASATLAELGYNVKTFCFQDSPRRAHSIAAQGGINAAKNYQNDGDSVYRLFYDTIKGGDFRAREANVYRLAQVSTNIIDQCVAQGVPFAREYGGHLDNRSFGGAQVSRTFYAKGQTGQQLLLGAYSALSRQIGLGNVKMYPRTEMLDLVVIDGHAKGVVIRDLVTGQVTVHSADAVVLASGGYGNVFYLSTNAKGSNVTATFRAYKKGAFMANPCYTQIHPTCIPVSGDHQSKLTLMSESLRNDGRIWVPKKQGDTRNPADIPESERDYYLERKYPSYGNLCPRDIASRSAKEVCDAGFGVGPGGQGVYLDFSSAINRLGEHTIAERYGNLFQMYEQITGENPYKVPMRIYPAVHYTMGGLWVDYNLMSNLPGLFVIGEANFSDHGANRLGASALMQGLADGYFVLPYTIGNYLAEVGFGKTPSTDHAEFKKAEADSNSQLNKLLSIKGKRTVDSFHKELGKIMWNNCGMARDDKSLKEALVKIPQIREEFWKNVNVPGSGSDLNQSLEKAGRVADFLEFGELLCLDALTREESCGGHFRTEHQMDDGEAKRDDDKFCHATAWEWKGVGAKPTEHREKLEFENIKLATRSYK, from the coding sequence ATGAGTTTAGATTCCAAAATCCCATCGGGTCCCTTGGAAAAAAAATGGGACGATTATAAATCTCATATCAAATTAGTTAACCCGGCTAACAAAAGAAAATACACAGTTATCGTAATCGGAACTGGTCTAGCAGGCGGTTCTGCTTCTGCTACATTAGCAGAATTAGGATATAATGTTAAAACATTCTGCTTCCAAGACAGCCCACGTAGAGCTCACTCAATCGCAGCTCAAGGTGGTATCAACGCAGCCAAGAACTACCAAAACGATGGCGACTCTGTTTATCGTTTGTTCTACGACACTATCAAAGGTGGGGACTTCAGAGCAAGAGAAGCGAACGTATATCGTTTAGCTCAAGTTTCTACAAACATCATCGACCAATGTGTTGCTCAAGGTGTTCCATTCGCAAGAGAATACGGCGGACATTTGGATAATAGGTCCTTTGGTGGAGCTCAAGTTTCCCGTACATTCTACGCTAAAGGTCAAACAGGACAACAGCTTCTATTGGGAGCTTATTCAGCACTTTCCAGACAGATCGGTTTAGGAAATGTGAAGATGTATCCTCGAACTGAGATGTTAGACCTAGTTGTGATCGACGGTCATGCTAAAGGTGTTGTGATCAGAGATCTGGTCACAGGCCAAGTAACAGTTCATTCTGCTGATGCAGTGGTACTTGCTTCCGGTGGATACGGTAACGTATTCTACCTTTCCACAAACGCAAAAGGATCTAACGTTACTGCAACTTTCCGTGCTTATAAAAAGGGAGCTTTCATGGCTAACCCTTGTTACACTCAGATCCACCCTACTTGTATCCCAGTTTCAGGCGACCATCAGTCTAAATTAACTTTGATGTCTGAGTCTCTACGAAACGACGGACGTATCTGGGTCCCTAAAAAACAAGGAGATACTCGTAACCCTGCGGATATCCCTGAGAGCGAAAGAGATTATTACTTAGAAAGAAAATACCCAAGTTACGGAAACCTTTGTCCTCGTGATATCGCTTCCCGCTCAGCAAAAGAAGTTTGTGATGCTGGATTCGGTGTTGGACCAGGTGGCCAAGGTGTATATCTGGACTTCTCTTCTGCTATTAATCGTCTGGGAGAACATACAATCGCTGAAAGATACGGTAACCTCTTCCAGATGTATGAGCAGATTACGGGAGAAAATCCTTATAAGGTTCCTATGAGAATTTACCCTGCAGTTCACTATACAATGGGCGGGCTTTGGGTGGATTATAACCTGATGAGTAATCTTCCAGGTCTATTCGTGATTGGTGAAGCAAACTTCTCTGACCACGGAGCAAACAGACTCGGGGCTTCTGCTTTGATGCAAGGACTTGCAGACGGATATTTCGTTCTTCCTTACACAATAGGAAATTATTTGGCAGAAGTTGGATTCGGAAAAACTCCTTCTACTGACCATGCAGAATTCAAAAAAGCTGAGGCAGATTCAAATTCACAATTAAACAAACTTCTTTCCATCAAAGGAAAAAGAACTGTCGACTCTTTCCATAAAGAACTTGGAAAGATCATGTGGAATAACTGCGGTATGGCAAGGGATGATAAGAGCTTAAAAGAAGCGTTAGTCAAAATCCCTCAAATCAGAGAAGAATTCTGGAAGAATGTAAACGTTCCAGGTTCCGGTTCTGATCTAAATCAATCCTTGGAAAAAGCAGGAAGAGTTGCGGATTTCTTAGAATTCGGAGAACTTCTTTGCTTAGATGCTCTCACAAGAGAAGAATCTTGTGGAGGCCATTTCCGAACTGAACACCAAATGGATGACGGAGAAGCAAAACGTGACGACGATAAATTCTGTCATGCTACTGCTTGGGAATGGAAAGGTGTGGGTGCAAAACCTACAGAGCACAGAGAAAAACTGGAATTCGAGAATATTAAACTCGCTACGAGGAGCTACAAATAA
- a CDS encoding succinate dehydrogenase/fumarate reductase iron-sulfur subunit — protein sequence MDLKLKVWRQKNAKEKGKIVNYDAKGVSPDMSFLEMLDVVNEDLIVKGEDPIAFEHDCREGICGSCNIMINGEAHGPLPGVTTCQLHMRTFKDGDTIYLEPWRAKAFPVLKDLVVDRSGFDRIIQAGGFVSINTGGAPDANALPIPKKDADVAMDAATCIGCGACVASCKNASAMLFVSAKISHLALLPQGQVEKKERVKNMVNAMDKEGFGNCTNQYECEAACPKDIKRDFIRVLNKEFILS from the coding sequence ATGGACCTCAAACTGAAAGTCTGGAGACAGAAAAACGCTAAAGAGAAAGGCAAAATCGTAAATTACGATGCCAAAGGGGTTTCTCCCGATATGTCTTTCTTGGAAATGTTGGACGTAGTCAACGAGGACCTGATCGTAAAAGGAGAAGATCCGATTGCGTTCGAGCATGATTGTAGAGAAGGTATTTGCGGTTCTTGTAATATTATGATCAATGGAGAGGCTCACGGCCCTCTTCCTGGTGTAACCACCTGCCAACTTCATATGAGAACTTTCAAAGATGGAGACACTATTTACTTGGAGCCATGGAGAGCGAAAGCATTTCCAGTTCTAAAAGATTTGGTAGTGGATCGCAGTGGTTTTGACAGGATCATCCAAGCAGGAGGATTCGTTAGCATCAATACTGGCGGCGCTCCTGACGCAAACGCATTACCTATTCCTAAAAAGGACGCGGACGTTGCGATGGATGCTGCGACCTGTATCGGTTGTGGAGCATGTGTAGCTTCTTGTAAAAACGCTTCTGCTATGCTATTCGTTTCTGCGAAAATTTCCCACCTTGCGCTACTTCCTCAGGGCCAAGTGGAGAAAAAAGAACGTGTGAAAAACATGGTAAACGCAATGGATAAAGAAGGTTTCGGAAATTGTACAAACCAGTACGAGTGCGAAGCTGCTTGTCCTAAAGATATCAAACGGGATTTTATCCGAGTTCTAAACAAAGAGTTTATTCTTTCTTAA